In Salmo salar chromosome ssa03, Ssal_v3.1, whole genome shotgun sequence, a single genomic region encodes these proteins:
- the LOC106592726 gene encoding immediate early response gene 2 protein, whose protein sequence is MEVSAEAKRIMVHALGKLYSSRAQRGGHGLHRSLLLTLVMQSARDIYHASQASCETTTAAEPVQQESPMEETTGDPLEREVSLSPSGLPATPQPQESASSSEDGTSSHPLLCSVTAGREDKENRGPSRPDRNARKRRGKAASEPDFLPCKKEKIEQGRNTVIRSSVNCYSVSWDSLASSVPMLRAIAAF, encoded by the coding sequence ATGGAGGTCAGCGCGGAGGCCAAGAGGATTATGGTCCACGCTCTAGGCAAACTATACAGCTCGCGCGCCCAGCGCGGGGGACACGGTCTCCACCGGAGTCTGCTGCTCACGCTCGTAATGCAGTCCGCCCGGGATATCTACCACGCATCGCAGGCCAGTTGTGAAACCACGACAGCAGCAGAGCCGGTCCAGCAAGAGTCACCGATGGAGGAAACAACTGGAGACCCTTTGGAGAGGGAGGTTTCCTTGTCTCCGTCTGGACTACCCGCGACCCCCCAGCCCCAGGAGAGTGCCTCATCCTCCGAGGACGGAACGAGTTCACACCCGCTGCTCTGCAGTGTAACAGCAGGTAGAGAAGACAAGGAGAACCGGGGCCCTTCGAGGCCTGACCGTAACGCCAGGAAGAGACGCGGCAAGGCGGCCTCAGAGCCCGACTTCCTCCCCTGCAAGAAAGAGAAAATTGAGCAAGGGAGAAATACCGTCATACGGAGCTCTGTGAACTGCTACAGTGTCAGTTGGGACTCACTGGCCTCATCGGTGCCCATGTTAAGAGCCATTGCAGCGTTTTGA